A genome region from Halorussus pelagicus includes the following:
- the hutU gene encoding urocanate hydratase: protein MSEGRTESTGDERGDAESATEETDDAEWSVGEPSEQWKEYQGAPTGTDIECEGWRQEAALRMLNNNLDPEVAEKPEELVVYGGTGRAARSWDAYDSILAELRELDDEETLLVQSGKPVGRFRTHEKAPRVLIANSNLVGKWDGWDHFHELEAEGLIMYGQMTAGSWAYIGTQGIIQGTYETLAELSEQHYPENDGLRGKIVVTGGLGGMGGAQPLAVTMNHGVCIAAEVDEERIDRRIETGYCEEKTDDLDEAIEKAREAAEKGEPYSVGVHINTADMLEGMLKRGFVPDVVTDQTSAHDELEGYYPSGYSVEEADELREEDPETYVEESLDTMERHVEGILNMQEKGAVAFEYGNNIRGQVQDHRDKKDAFEFPGFVPAYIRPLFCRGKGPFRWAALSGDPEDIRRTDEAVKELFPEKDHLHRWIDLAQEQVEFQGLPSRVCWLGYSTGDGEGGSDETLTERARFALRINELVAEGEISAPVVVTRDHLDAGSVASPNRETEAMKDGSDAIADWPILNALLNCAAGADIVSVHDGGGVGIGNALHANNHVVLDGSDLAAEKARRVFTTDPGMGVIRHADAGYEEALAEAEESNVAVPMRDRK from the coding sequence ATGAGCGAAGGTAGAACGGAATCGACCGGCGACGAACGAGGCGACGCCGAGAGCGCCACCGAGGAAACCGACGACGCCGAGTGGAGCGTCGGCGAACCGAGCGAGCAGTGGAAAGAGTATCAGGGAGCGCCGACCGGTACCGACATCGAGTGTGAGGGGTGGCGCCAAGAGGCCGCGCTCCGGATGTTGAACAACAACCTCGACCCGGAGGTCGCCGAGAAACCGGAGGAGTTAGTCGTCTACGGCGGGACCGGGCGGGCCGCGCGGTCGTGGGACGCCTACGACTCGATTCTGGCCGAGTTGCGCGAGTTGGACGACGAGGAGACCTTGCTCGTCCAGTCGGGCAAACCGGTGGGTCGGTTCAGGACCCACGAAAAGGCCCCCAGAGTCCTCATCGCCAACTCGAACCTCGTCGGGAAGTGGGACGGCTGGGACCACTTCCACGAGTTGGAGGCGGAGGGCCTCATCATGTACGGCCAGATGACCGCGGGGTCGTGGGCCTACATCGGCACGCAGGGCATCATTCAGGGCACCTACGAAACGCTCGCGGAACTGTCCGAACAGCACTATCCGGAGAACGACGGCCTGCGCGGGAAAATCGTCGTCACGGGCGGTCTCGGTGGGATGGGCGGTGCCCAGCCGCTCGCGGTCACGATGAACCACGGGGTCTGCATCGCCGCCGAAGTAGACGAGGAGCGCATCGACCGCCGCATCGAGACAGGATACTGCGAGGAGAAGACCGACGACTTGGACGAGGCCATCGAAAAGGCCAGAGAGGCGGCCGAGAAGGGCGAACCCTACTCGGTCGGTGTCCACATCAATACCGCCGACATGCTCGAAGGGATGTTGAAGCGCGGCTTCGTGCCCGACGTGGTGACCGACCAGACCAGTGCCCACGACGAGTTAGAAGGCTACTACCCTTCGGGCTACAGCGTCGAGGAGGCCGACGAACTCCGCGAGGAAGACCCCGAGACGTACGTCGAGGAGAGTCTGGACACGATGGAGCGCCACGTCGAGGGAATCCTGAACATGCAGGAAAAAGGTGCAGTCGCCTTCGAGTACGGCAACAACATCCGCGGGCAGGTGCAGGACCACCGCGACAAGAAGGATGCGTTCGAGTTCCCCGGCTTCGTCCCGGCGTACATCCGGCCGCTGTTTTGCCGCGGGAAGGGACCGTTCCGGTGGGCCGCGCTCTCGGGCGACCCCGAGGACATTCGTCGGACCGACGAGGCGGTCAAGGAGTTGTTCCCCGAGAAAGACCACCTCCATCGCTGGATAGACCTCGCCCAAGAGCAGGTCGAGTTTCAGGGGCTTCCCTCGCGGGTCTGCTGGCTCGGCTACTCGACGGGGGACGGCGAAGGCGGGAGCGACGAGACCCTGACCGAGCGCGCCCGGTTCGCTCTGCGAATCAACGAACTGGTCGCCGAAGGAGAAATCTCCGCCCCGGTGGTCGTCACCCGCGACCACTTGGACGCCGGGAGCGTCGCCAGCCCTAACCGCGAGACCGAGGCGATGAAGGACGGGTCCGATGCCATCGCCGACTGGCCGATTCTGAACGCCCTGCTGAACTGCGCGGCCGGGGCCGACATCGTGAGCGTCCACGACGGCGGCGGCGTCGGCATCGGCAACGCGCTCCACGCGAACAACCACGTCGTGCTGGACGGGTCGGACCTCGCCGCTGAGAAGGCCCGGCGGGTGTTCACCACCGACCCCGGCATGGGTGTGATTCGCCACGCCGACGCTGGCTACGAGGAAGCGCTCGCGGAGGCCGAGGAATCGAACGTCGCGGTACCGATGCGGGACCGAAAATGA
- a CDS encoding DUF7091 family protein, with translation MDDRLESFLRSKLRSAGRQIGDAKRAYASARQAALADLPQNDDGKARIVCRRYAERRAVELDAEGRPACFDADHPDCKGCLRDVRDGRIETW, from the coding sequence ATGGACGACCGCCTCGAAAGCTTCCTCCGGTCGAAACTCCGGTCCGCCGGACGGCAGATCGGCGACGCCAAGCGGGCCTACGCCAGCGCCCGGCAGGCCGCCTTGGCCGACCTGCCCCAGAACGACGACGGGAAGGCCAGAATCGTCTGTCGGCGGTACGCCGAGCGCCGGGCCGTCGAGTTGGACGCGGAGGGCCGCCCGGCCTGCTTCGACGCCGACCATCCCGACTGCAAGGGATGCCTGCGAGACGTGCGCGACGGCCGTATCGAGACGTGGTAA
- a CDS encoding mannose-1-phosphate guanylyltransferase, giving the protein MAGFDSDSDPADSLGRPVVALVMAGGTGTRLYPASRSDRPKQFLSLGGGDTGESLLERTVSRVGFADEIYVSTGDDYAEQVREAVPEAGVLVEPEAKDTGPALVYAAHRIREQVGECVLLCVPSDHLVAGDFAPSATRAVRTAVETEGLVAFGVEPTRPATGYGYIEPSDSAAERAEIEQFREKPDRETAERFVEEGFYWNAGLFAWTPESLLREARDSPLGPLVAALEAGDSERGFADIDGVSIDYAVMERTDDAYVVPADFEWDDVGAWDAMERVVETDDDGNAVLGDGLTIDAADSVVAADDGSHVSVVGVEGVVVAAYDDRVLVAPKDEAQRVREVVAALREQGRF; this is encoded by the coding sequence ATGGCGGGGTTCGATTCGGACTCCGACCCTGCCGATTCGCTCGGCCGACCGGTCGTCGCGCTCGTGATGGCTGGCGGCACCGGCACCAGACTCTACCCCGCCAGCAGGTCCGACCGTCCCAAGCAGTTCCTCTCGCTGGGCGGCGGCGATACCGGCGAGAGCCTGCTCGAACGGACGGTTTCCCGCGTGGGCTTCGCCGACGAAATCTACGTCTCGACCGGCGACGACTACGCCGAGCAGGTGCGCGAGGCAGTCCCCGAGGCGGGCGTCCTCGTGGAACCCGAAGCCAAGGACACCGGCCCGGCGCTGGTGTACGCGGCCCACCGAATCCGCGAACAGGTCGGCGAGTGCGTCCTGCTCTGCGTCCCGAGCGACCACCTCGTCGCGGGCGACTTCGCACCGAGTGCGACGCGGGCGGTCCGGACCGCAGTCGAAACGGAGGGGCTGGTCGCGTTCGGCGTCGAACCGACGCGGCCCGCTACGGGATACGGCTACATCGAGCCGAGCGATTCGGCGGCCGAGCGTGCCGAAATCGAGCAGTTCCGCGAGAAGCCCGACCGCGAGACCGCCGAGCGATTCGTGGAGGAGGGTTTCTACTGGAACGCAGGGCTGTTCGCGTGGACGCCCGAGAGTCTGCTTCGGGAGGCGCGCGACTCCCCGCTCGGACCGCTCGTCGCGGCGCTGGAGGCGGGTGACTCCGAGCGCGGATTCGCCGATATCGACGGCGTGAGCATCGACTACGCGGTCATGGAGCGCACCGACGACGCCTACGTCGTGCCCGCCGATTTCGAGTGGGACGACGTGGGCGCGTGGGACGCGATGGAGCGCGTGGTCGAGACCGACGACGACGGGAATGCGGTTTTGGGCGACGGACTGACCATCGACGCCGCGGACAGCGTCGTCGCGGCCGACGACGGGAGTCATGTCAGCGTGGTCGGTGTCGAGGGGGTGGTCGTCGCGGCCTACGACGACCGCGTGCTGGTCGCGCCGAAAGACGAGGCCCAGCGCGTGCGCGAGGTCGTGGCGGCATTGCGCGAGCAGGGTCGATTCTGA
- a CDS encoding RPA family protein, which translates to MSGTPTREVARRVFADEFNDATHTFKESDEERAPVYALLPTGERANRIFVVGTLTETEDVGEDSEYWQGRVVDPNGDPFFVYAGQYQPEAASMLRELEPPAYVAITGKPRTYETDDGNTNVSVRPESITRVDADTRDRWVVETAAQTLDRIEAFDDDTNEYARMADSEYDIPLERYRESVISALESLQDEPNADETDGESAADSDDDPTDADETDAAGSDEPEPEPQA; encoded by the coding sequence ATGAGCGGAACACCCACCCGAGAAGTCGCACGCCGCGTCTTCGCCGACGAGTTCAACGACGCGACCCACACGTTCAAGGAGTCCGACGAGGAGCGAGCGCCGGTGTACGCCCTGTTGCCGACGGGCGAGCGAGCGAACCGCATCTTCGTCGTCGGCACTTTGACCGAGACCGAGGACGTGGGCGAGGACAGCGAATACTGGCAGGGCCGCGTCGTGGACCCGAACGGCGACCCGTTCTTCGTCTACGCGGGCCAGTACCAACCGGAGGCCGCGAGCATGCTCCGGGAACTCGAACCGCCCGCGTACGTTGCCATCACCGGCAAGCCCCGGACGTACGAGACCGACGACGGCAACACCAACGTCTCCGTGCGCCCCGAGTCCATCACGCGAGTTGACGCCGACACCCGCGACCGCTGGGTGGTCGAGACGGCCGCCCAGACGCTCGACCGCATCGAGGCGTTCGACGACGATACAAACGAGTACGCCCGGATGGCCGACTCGGAGTACGACATCCCGCTCGAACGCTACCGCGAATCCGTCATCTCGGCGCTCGAAAGTCTCCAAGACGAACCGAACGCGGACGAGACCGACGGTGAATCGGCCGCCGACAGCGACGACGACCCGACTGACGCCGACGAGACGGACGCGGCCGGTTCCGACGAACCGGAACCCGAACCACAGGCGTAG
- the hutG gene encoding formimidoylglutamase, protein MIDCRHTFDWMGPSTDRNDEQFGHVVELASIDDADRFDAVLVGEPFDRAVIGRKGASEGPAALRQHLAGTKTHHFDAGPVGSVADLGDVTLGDTDPDEQSVADLQSRVRTIAERVHDTDAFPVFLGGDNSMTYPNAAPLLDDGSLGVINFDAHLDVREVREDRGPTSGTPYRQLYEDGLDAYACIGARHFETSTKYAEYVREKGDEVVTAEEVGDDPIETIDRALDAMGDVDRIYVSVDLDVLEASAAPGVSAPTPGGVSTRELFRMLRLAGAEDRLAGFEVVECAPGLESGSANLTATAGARAIAHLLSARPKRERGRNGESEDAGGNR, encoded by the coding sequence ATGATCGACTGCAGACACACCTTCGACTGGATGGGACCCTCAACCGACCGCAACGACGAACAGTTCGGCCATGTGGTCGAACTGGCAAGTATCGACGACGCCGACCGCTTCGACGCCGTGCTTGTCGGGGAACCGTTCGACCGGGCGGTCATCGGTCGAAAAGGCGCGAGCGAGGGTCCGGCGGCCCTCCGCCAGCACCTCGCGGGCACCAAGACCCACCACTTCGACGCCGGGCCGGTCGGCTCCGTGGCCGACCTCGGCGACGTAACACTCGGTGACACTGACCCCGACGAGCAGTCGGTCGCCGACCTCCAAAGCCGTGTCCGGACCATCGCCGAACGCGTCCACGACACCGACGCCTTCCCCGTCTTCCTCGGCGGCGACAACTCGATGACGTACCCGAACGCCGCGCCCCTGCTGGACGATGGAAGCCTCGGCGTCATCAACTTCGACGCACACCTCGACGTGCGAGAAGTGCGGGAGGACCGCGGACCGACCAGCGGGACGCCCTACCGACAACTCTACGAGGACGGACTCGACGCCTACGCCTGCATCGGCGCGCGCCACTTCGAGACCTCCACGAAATACGCCGAGTACGTCCGCGAGAAGGGCGACGAGGTCGTCACGGCCGAGGAGGTCGGCGACGACCCGATAGAGACCATCGACCGCGCGCTCGACGCGATGGGCGACGTGGACCGAATCTACGTCAGCGTGGACTTGGACGTGCTTGAGGCCTCGGCCGCGCCCGGCGTGAGCGCGCCCACGCCCGGCGGCGTCTCGACCCGCGAGTTGTTCCGGATGCTCCGACTCGCGGGTGCCGAAGACCGACTCGCCGGGTTCGAGGTTGTGGAGTGCGCGCCGGGACTCGAATCCGGGAGCGCGAACCTGACCGCGACCGCCGGAGCGCGAGCAATCGCACACCTGCTGAGCGCCCGCCCGAAGCGCGAGCGCGGGCGGAATGGGGAGAGCGAGGACGCGGGAGGGAACCGATGA
- a CDS encoding DUF7322 domain-containing protein, which yields MDDAESFDAVDAHFEAVSLGDVPDDTLGESAIHLSLSPAIVQLMFLGPPSPEDEQSDREFRKGLDGSSPETLKTFALLAVLLQAALLSFSLGAMLLGFRGQLLVGGALTVGGLVGFGVAAVIYRRWKRRNDP from the coding sequence GTGGACGATGCAGAGTCGTTCGACGCCGTAGACGCTCACTTCGAGGCGGTTTCGCTCGGGGACGTTCCGGACGACACGCTCGGGGAATCGGCCATACATCTATCCCTCTCGCCTGCGATAGTGCAACTAATGTTCCTCGGCCCGCCGTCGCCGGAAGACGAGCAATCCGACCGAGAGTTCCGGAAGGGACTCGACGGAAGTTCGCCGGAGACGCTCAAGACGTTTGCATTACTGGCGGTCCTGCTTCAGGCGGCCCTCCTCAGCTTCTCGCTCGGAGCCATGCTCCTCGGCTTCCGCGGCCAACTACTGGTCGGTGGCGCGCTGACGGTCGGCGGACTGGTCGGGTTCGGAGTCGCCGCGGTCATCTACCGGCGCTGGAAGCGCCGGAACGACCCCTGA
- the hutI gene encoding imidazolonepropionase — MTLTAVVHDAAEIVTLESSEDESTSADESEDPSREDAAADLGIYEDAAIAIEDGEVARVGPSGPVKREFPPENAVHAVDATGKSVIPGFVDPHTHALFAGDRSDEFEAKLRGKTYQEIMEDGGGILRTVRATREAGDERLLDNLLGHLDAMLAHGTTTVEIKSGYGLDTETELRMLDIIDRADDRHAVDVVATFMGAHAVPKGRDTDEYVEEVVDDQIPAVESQGIAEFCDVFCEEGVFDVEQSRRVLEAGADAGMTPKVHAEELAHIGGTQLAAEIGAASADHLLHSTEDDIAALVESDVVPVLLPGTAFGLGAAYADARAFIETGANVAIATDFNPNCYSQSMGFAAALSCVEMGMTPAESLRAATTNAAAALDLPESVGTLREGSPGDLAVLDAPSYVHVPYNFGMNTVETVLKDGEVVHRD; from the coding sequence ATGACGCTCACCGCAGTCGTCCACGACGCCGCCGAAATCGTCACGCTCGAATCCAGCGAGGACGAGAGCACGAGCGCCGACGAGAGCGAGGACCCGAGTCGGGAAGATGCCGCGGCCGACCTCGGCATCTACGAGGACGCCGCCATCGCAATCGAGGACGGCGAGGTTGCTCGCGTCGGTCCCTCCGGGCCGGTGAAACGGGAGTTCCCGCCGGAGAACGCGGTCCACGCTGTCGATGCGACCGGCAAGTCCGTGATTCCGGGGTTCGTGGACCCCCACACTCACGCCTTGTTCGCGGGCGACCGCTCCGACGAGTTCGAGGCCAAACTGCGCGGCAAGACGTATCAGGAGATTATGGAGGACGGCGGCGGCATCCTCCGGACGGTCAGAGCGACCCGCGAGGCCGGAGACGAGCGCCTGCTCGACAATCTGCTCGGCCACCTCGACGCGATGCTGGCCCACGGGACGACGACCGTCGAGATTAAATCGGGCTACGGTCTCGACACCGAGACCGAACTCCGGATGCTCGACATCATCGACCGGGCCGACGACCGCCACGCCGTGGACGTAGTGGCGACGTTCATGGGTGCCCACGCCGTGCCCAAGGGAAGGGACACCGACGAGTACGTCGAAGAGGTCGTGGACGACCAGATTCCGGCGGTCGAGTCGCAAGGAATTGCCGAGTTCTGCGACGTGTTCTGCGAGGAGGGCGTCTTCGACGTGGAGCAGTCCCGACGCGTGCTGGAAGCGGGAGCGGACGCGGGAATGACCCCGAAGGTCCACGCAGAGGAGTTGGCCCACATCGGCGGCACGCAGTTGGCGGCCGAAATCGGGGCCGCGAGCGCCGACCACCTGCTCCATTCGACGGAGGACGACATCGCGGCGCTCGTGGAGAGCGACGTGGTTCCCGTCCTGCTCCCCGGCACCGCGTTCGGTCTCGGGGCGGCGTACGCCGACGCGCGGGCCTTCATCGAGACCGGAGCGAACGTCGCCATAGCGACTGACTTCAACCCGAACTGCTACAGCCAGAGCATGGGCTTCGCGGCCGCGCTCTCGTGCGTCGAGATGGGCATGACTCCCGCCGAATCCCTGCGGGCCGCGACGACCAACGCGGCCGCCGCGCTCGACCTGCCGGAGTCGGTCGGCACCTTGCGCGAGGGGTCGCCCGGCGATTTGGCGGTTCTCGACGCGCCGAGCTACGTCCACGTCCCGTACAACTTCGGTATGAATACCGTCGAGACTGTCCTGAAGGACGGGGAGGTGGTCCATCGTGACTGA
- the hutH gene encoding histidine ammonia-lyase, whose amino-acid sequence MTESNDGTDPEPDPKRVRADGETLAPEDVARVAREDAPVVVPESAREKVRTARERVEEVVESGEAVYGVNTGFGELVDERIPREDIEQLQLNLVRSHAAGAGRELDREEVRALLLGRLNALVKGHSGVREVVVDQLAAMLNEGVHPVVKSRGSLGASGDLAPLAHLALVLVGEGEAEVRVDGETQRLTGADALAAADLEPLTLRAKEGIALINGTQLTVGLAALAVVDAERAVRAADVAGSLTTEVTMGTTASSDDSIASVRPHAGHAESARNVKRLTADSEIVESHRNCDRVQDAYSVRCLPQVHGAVRDAIAHLREAVEVELNSATDNPLIFDADETDPRASGTENAAVLSGGNFHGDPLALPLDYLTNAVTELAAICERRVDRMLNPNVQESHLPPFLTEGSGLRSGYMIAQYTAAALVNENRATGRPSMDNTPVSGNQEDHVSMSAQSAFDARGAVANAITVVGIELLCGAQAAEFVGDDLEHGVGTGAAYEAVRDVVPPLVEDRPLHEDIERADALVASGLLAERIEDALGESVE is encoded by the coding sequence GTGACTGAGTCGAACGACGGCACCGACCCTGAACCGGACCCCAAGAGGGTCCGCGCCGACGGCGAAACGCTCGCGCCCGAGGACGTTGCCCGCGTGGCCCGCGAGGACGCGCCCGTGGTCGTCCCCGAGAGCGCGCGCGAGAAGGTTCGGACCGCCCGCGAGCGCGTCGAGGAGGTCGTCGAGAGCGGCGAAGCGGTCTACGGCGTGAACACCGGGTTCGGCGAACTCGTGGACGAGCGCATCCCCCGCGAGGATATCGAGCAACTGCAACTCAATCTGGTCCGGAGCCACGCCGCCGGAGCGGGTCGAGAGTTGGACCGCGAGGAGGTCCGCGCGCTCCTGCTCGGGCGACTCAACGCGCTCGTGAAGGGTCACTCCGGCGTCCGCGAGGTGGTCGTGGACCAACTCGCGGCGATGCTCAACGAGGGAGTCCACCCCGTCGTGAAGTCGCGGGGAAGCCTCGGCGCGAGCGGCGACCTCGCGCCGCTCGCGCATCTCGCGCTCGTGTTGGTCGGCGAGGGCGAGGCGGAGGTCCGAGTGGACGGCGAGACCCAGAGGTTGACCGGCGCGGACGCGCTCGCGGCCGCCGACCTCGAACCGCTGACGCTCCGGGCGAAGGAAGGCATCGCGCTCATCAACGGGACCCAACTGACCGTCGGTCTTGCGGCCTTGGCGGTCGTGGACGCCGAGCGCGCGGTTCGGGCGGCCGACGTGGCCGGGTCGCTCACGACCGAGGTGACGATGGGCACGACGGCGTCGTCCGACGACTCCATCGCCTCGGTCCGACCCCACGCGGGCCACGCCGAGAGCGCCCGGAACGTCAAGCGACTCACCGCCGACTCCGAAATCGTGGAGTCCCACCGCAACTGCGACCGGGTGCAGGACGCCTACTCGGTCCGGTGTCTGCCCCAAGTCCACGGCGCAGTCCGAGACGCGATTGCCCACCTCCGGGAGGCCGTCGAGGTCGAACTCAACAGCGCGACCGACAACCCGCTCATTTTCGACGCCGACGAGACCGACCCGCGGGCCTCGGGCACCGAGAACGCCGCGGTCCTCTCGGGCGGGAACTTCCACGGCGACCCCTTGGCGCTCCCGCTGGACTACCTGACGAACGCCGTCACCGAACTCGCGGCCATCTGCGAGCGCCGGGTCGATAGGATGCTCAACCCGAACGTACAGGAGTCACACCTGCCGCCGTTCCTCACCGAGGGGAGCGGCCTGCGCTCGGGGTACATGATTGCCCAGTACACCGCCGCGGCGCTGGTCAACGAGAATCGCGCGACTGGACGGCCCTCGATGGACAACACCCCGGTTAGTGGGAATCAAGAGGACCATGTGAGCATGAGCGCCCAGTCGGCGTTCGACGCCCGCGGCGCGGTCGCAAACGCGATTACGGTCGTCGGTATCGAACTACTCTGTGGCGCGCAGGCCGCGGAGTTCGTCGGGGACGACCTCGAACACGGCGTCGGCACCGGCGCGGCCTACGAGGCGGTCCGCGATGTGGTGCCGCCGCTGGTGGAAGACCGACCGCTCCACGAAGATATCGAGCGGGCGGACGCGCTCGTCGCGTCGGGACTGCTGGCGGAGCGAATCGAGGACGCGCTCGGCGAGTCGGTGGAGTAG
- a CDS encoding replication factor A (Replication protein A protects and stabilize the intermediate ssDNA that is generated by the unwinding action of a DNA helicase at the replication fork. In addition, SSBs prevent the formation of secondary structures by single-stranded template DNA.) yields MSDVRQHAEEIREQFSEQLDLTVEEVEDRLDNLVNEYRVPIEEARRSVVSHYLDEAGLERDDIRSGGGSGSEQVNVEDVTEDEQWLSLTAKVVDLWEPRSDAVGQVGLLGDETGTIKFTKWADSDLPELEEGAVYHLGNLVSDEYQGDYSVKLNRTTTIEETDEDIEVGDDTAEVVGALVDIQSGSGLIKRCPEDDCTRVLQNGRCSEHGDVEGEFDLRIKGVLDDGSEVTKVIFDKDATEELTGIGLQEAQDMAMDALDTTVVAEEMREKTLGLYYRVAGPTMGRYLLANEMEELDGPTDTEDVLIRARSI; encoded by the coding sequence ATGAGCGATGTGCGCCAGCACGCCGAAGAGATACGCGAACAGTTCTCCGAACAGTTAGACCTGACAGTCGAGGAAGTCGAGGACCGCCTCGACAACCTCGTCAACGAGTACCGAGTACCCATCGAGGAGGCGCGCCGAAGCGTCGTCAGCCACTACCTCGACGAGGCGGGACTCGAACGAGACGACATCCGCAGCGGCGGCGGGAGCGGCTCCGAACAGGTCAACGTCGAAGACGTGACCGAGGACGAGCAGTGGCTCAGCCTCACCGCGAAGGTCGTGGACCTCTGGGAACCCCGGAGCGACGCCGTCGGGCAGGTCGGCCTGCTCGGCGACGAGACGGGCACCATCAAGTTCACCAAGTGGGCCGATTCCGACCTCCCCGAACTGGAGGAAGGCGCGGTCTACCATCTCGGAAATCTCGTCTCCGACGAGTATCAGGGCGACTACTCGGTGAAACTCAACCGAACGACGACCATCGAGGAAACCGACGAGGACATCGAAGTCGGCGACGACACCGCCGAAGTCGTCGGCGCGCTGGTGGACATCCAGAGCGGGTCCGGACTCATCAAGCGCTGTCCCGAGGACGACTGCACGCGCGTCCTCCAGAACGGACGGTGTTCCGAACACGGCGATGTCGAAGGCGAGTTCGACCTCCGCATCAAGGGCGTCTTGGACGACGGCAGCGAGGTCACGAAGGTCATCTTCGACAAGGACGCCACCGAGGAACTGACCGGCATCGGCCTGCAGGAAGCACAGGACATGGCGATGGACGCGCTCGACACGACCGTCGTCGCCGAAGAGATGCGCGAGAAGACCCTCGGTCTCTACTACCGCGTCGCCGGACCCACGATGGGCCGGTATCTCCTCGCCAACGAGATGGAGGAACTGGACGGGCCGACGGATACTGAGGACGTTCTCATCCGAGCGAGGTCGATTTAA